In Gemmatimonadaceae bacterium, the following proteins share a genomic window:
- a CDS encoding RidA family protein: MRLHLATLLALALPAVLHAQKQVVIPEGSRPSATLSPGTRAGDVLYVSGQTGTSRTDPDSSIQGQTKRALANVQKVVEAAGSNMGNVLKCTVFLTDLKDFAGMNSSYTQAFTKEPPARSTVVVAALVSPGAKVEIECIAALPSK; this comes from the coding sequence ATGCGCCTACACCTCGCGACGCTCCTAGCCCTCGCCCTCCCCGCCGTACTTCACGCGCAGAAACAAGTCGTCATCCCCGAAGGCAGCCGCCCCTCCGCGACACTCAGCCCCGGCACACGCGCCGGCGACGTGTTGTACGTCTCCGGCCAAACCGGAACGTCGCGCACCGATCCCGACAGCTCCATTCAGGGCCAGACCAAGCGCGCGCTCGCCAACGTGCAGAAAGTCGTCGAGGCCGCGGGCAGCAACATGGGCAACGTGCTCAAATGCACCGTGTTTCTCACCGACCTGAAGGACTTCGCGGGCATGAACTCCTCGTACACGCAGGCGTTCACGAAGGAACCGCCGGCTCGATCGACCGTCGTCGTGGCGGCGCTCGTCAGCCCGGGCGCGAAAGTCGAGATCGAGTGCATCGCCGCGCTACCGTCGAAATAG
- a CDS encoding prolyl oligopeptidase family serine peptidase: MLTLRSRAVFLALEITLASSLAAQQGWNPQEILRTETYVKPPAVIERIVMAPRVDISFTNPSPDRKWFIRTPGLDRGDIDKYGAAHVNLGGLQIDARANRARTVTTSQHTGLSIVDAHTGAERVMETPKGATIASPVWSPNGSQIAYLANFDDASYAYVADVASGHSTRVSNVPVLATLVTTLDWTSDGRSLVTVLVPDARGPLPAHGKNGIETGPQVRLTESRALPQVIHPALLEDPHDKAQLEYYTTGQLALIDVRAKTVRKIGAPAMIRAVSVSPDAKFFHVTTMTKPFSYIVPVSNFGSRQEMWDDKGSVITLLGTSPLREAEARGGRGGDQSADTSKRNIEWNPAGPGLVYLQSVVTMSAPARGGRGPARPQVSSVRLINLVPPFGANDSKVLYEGSGRMSNAAFSADGKTLFVADSGTVYAIHLSDPSHKYSLGRGVSIPNAGGGRGGAGGFGGAANDSAQGGALAVTHGVNGEQVVMVSSDGKSVFTTGTQMPAAKWTTQSPRPWVDRVDIATGARKRVFESPANAFDEVVAPLDDDYSQFIFTHESATTLPDAHLHTASGQDVQLTHNRDVAPEVTGARHERFQVTRPRDDVKFWVDVTLPKEWQPGKRMPGIIWFYPREYTTQAEYDRSRYNTNINKFPEIEPARPASSVKLWVTQGYVLLEPDSPIMGDSGKMNDNYTRDLKENLDAVIDAAVDAGYVDRNHMGLGGHSYGAFSTVNGLTLTPYFKAGIAGDGMYNRSLTPFGFQSERRNFFEAQNVYLDMSPFYRADKIHGALLMYHALEDQNVGTAPISSIRMYHALQGLGKPAALYMYPYEDHSDATYTTDLDLWARWIAWFDTYVKGSGDAKTIP; encoded by the coding sequence ATGCTCACACTTCGCTCACGCGCCGTTTTTCTCGCCCTCGAGATCACGCTCGCTTCCTCCCTCGCGGCTCAGCAAGGTTGGAATCCGCAAGAAATCCTCCGCACCGAAACGTACGTCAAGCCACCGGCGGTGATCGAGCGCATCGTGATGGCGCCGCGCGTCGACATATCCTTTACAAACCCGAGCCCCGACCGGAAGTGGTTCATCCGCACGCCCGGTCTCGACCGCGGCGACATCGATAAATACGGTGCCGCGCACGTCAATCTTGGCGGCCTCCAGATCGACGCGCGCGCGAATCGCGCACGCACGGTCACGACGAGCCAACACACCGGACTGTCCATCGTCGACGCGCACACTGGTGCCGAGCGTGTGATGGAAACCCCGAAAGGCGCAACTATCGCTTCGCCGGTGTGGTCACCGAACGGAAGCCAGATCGCGTATCTCGCGAACTTCGACGACGCGTCGTACGCGTACGTCGCCGACGTCGCGAGCGGGCACTCGACGCGCGTGAGCAACGTGCCGGTTCTCGCAACGCTCGTCACGACGCTCGACTGGACGAGCGACGGCCGCAGCCTCGTCACCGTGCTCGTCCCCGATGCGCGCGGCCCGCTTCCGGCGCACGGCAAGAATGGCATCGAGACCGGACCACAGGTACGGCTCACCGAATCGCGCGCGCTGCCGCAGGTGATTCATCCCGCGCTGCTCGAGGATCCACACGACAAGGCGCAGCTCGAGTACTACACCACGGGCCAGCTCGCGCTGATCGACGTGCGCGCCAAGACCGTGCGAAAGATCGGCGCGCCCGCGATGATCCGCGCCGTCTCCGTTTCTCCCGACGCGAAATTCTTCCACGTCACGACCATGACGAAGCCGTTCTCGTACATCGTGCCCGTGTCGAACTTCGGCTCGCGCCAGGAGATGTGGGACGACAAGGGCAGCGTCATCACGTTGCTCGGCACCTCGCCGTTGCGCGAGGCAGAGGCGCGCGGCGGGCGCGGTGGCGATCAATCCGCGGACACGAGCAAGCGCAACATCGAGTGGAATCCCGCGGGTCCGGGGCTCGTGTACTTGCAGTCGGTGGTCACGATGAGCGCTCCGGCCCGCGGCGGTCGTGGCCCGGCGCGGCCGCAAGTGTCGAGCGTTCGCTTGATCAACTTGGTGCCGCCGTTCGGTGCGAATGACTCGAAGGTCTTGTATGAAGGAAGCGGCCGGATGTCCAACGCCGCGTTCAGCGCCGACGGCAAGACGTTGTTCGTCGCCGACAGCGGCACTGTCTACGCGATTCACCTCAGCGATCCGTCGCACAAATACTCCCTTGGCCGCGGCGTCAGCATTCCGAACGCGGGCGGCGGACGCGGAGGCGCGGGAGGATTCGGTGGCGCCGCGAATGATTCGGCGCAGGGCGGTGCGCTCGCCGTGACACATGGCGTGAATGGCGAACAGGTCGTCATGGTGAGCAGCGACGGCAAGAGCGTCTTCACGACGGGCACCCAGATGCCCGCCGCGAAGTGGACGACGCAATCGCCACGGCCGTGGGTCGATCGCGTCGACATCGCGACCGGCGCGCGCAAGCGGGTGTTCGAGAGTCCGGCCAACGCGTTCGACGAAGTCGTCGCTCCACTCGACGACGACTACAGCCAGTTCATCTTCACGCACGAATCCGCCACCACGCTTCCCGACGCGCATCTGCACACGGCGAGCGGGCAGGACGTGCAGCTCACGCACAACAGGGACGTCGCACCGGAAGTCACCGGCGCGCGTCACGAGCGTTTTCAGGTCACGCGTCCGCGCGACGACGTCAAGTTCTGGGTGGACGTCACGCTGCCGAAGGAATGGCAGCCCGGCAAGCGGATGCCCGGCATCATCTGGTTCTATCCGCGCGAATACACGACGCAGGCCGAATACGATCGATCGCGCTACAACACGAACATCAACAAGTTTCCGGAGATCGAACCGGCTCGCCCCGCGTCATCGGTGAAGCTATGGGTGACGCAGGGCTACGTGTTGCTCGAGCCGGATTCGCCGATCATGGGCGACTCGGGCAAGATGAACGACAACTACACGCGCGATCTCAAGGAGAATCTCGACGCGGTGATCGACGCCGCCGTCGACGCCGGCTACGTCGATCGCAACCACATGGGACTCGGCGGCCATAGTTATGGCGCGTTCAGCACGGTGAACGGCCTCACGCTCACGCCGTACTTCAAGGCGGGTATCGCGGGCGACGGCATGTACAATCGTTCGCTCACGCCGTTCGGATTTCAGAGCGAGCGACGCAATTTCTTCGAGGCGCAGAACGTCTATCTCGACATGTCGCCGTTCTATCGCGCCGACAAGATCCACGGCGCGCTATTGATGTATCACGCGCTCGAGGATCAGAACGTCGGCACGGCGCCGATCAGCTCCATCCGCATGTACCACGCGTTGCAAGGGCTCGGCAAACCGGCGGCGTTGTACATGTATCCGTATGAGGATCACAGCGACGCGACGTATACCACCGATCTCGACCTCTGGGCGCGGTGGATCGCGTGGTTTGATACGTACGTGAAAGGTAGCGGCGACGCGAAGACGATTCCGTAA
- a CDS encoding DinB family protein: MRIADLLLPEFDSEMVTTRKILERVPDGPGKGEWKPGEKTFPLAHLAQLVARLPGWTTMVMGATEFDIAPKTGGKQFGYSIESTATLLAEFDRGVKDARDAIAKATDEDFQVPWHFKAGGQTMMTMPRYMMLRTMTLNHIVHHRAQLAFYLRLLGEKVPSMYGPTADDKPFSA; the protein is encoded by the coding sequence GTGCGCATCGCCGATTTGCTGCTGCCGGAATTCGACTCCGAGATGGTCACCACGCGCAAGATCCTCGAGCGCGTGCCCGATGGACCGGGCAAAGGCGAATGGAAGCCGGGCGAGAAAACGTTTCCCCTCGCGCACCTGGCGCAGCTCGTCGCACGACTGCCCGGCTGGACGACTATGGTGATGGGCGCGACGGAGTTCGACATCGCGCCGAAGACAGGCGGCAAGCAATTCGGCTATAGCATCGAATCGACGGCGACACTGCTCGCGGAATTCGATCGCGGCGTGAAAGACGCGCGCGACGCCATCGCCAAAGCCACGGATGAAGACTTCCAGGTGCCGTGGCACTTCAAGGCCGGCGGCCAGACGATGATGACGATGCCCCGCTACATGATGCTGCGCACGATGACGCTCAATCACATCGTCCATCACCGCGCGCAGCTCGCGTTCTATCTCCGCCTGCTCGGCGAAAAGGTTCCGAGCATGTACGGGCCGACCGCCGACGACAAGCCGTTTAGCGCCTAA
- a CDS encoding DUF305 domain-containing protein, producing MRTILFASAIVGALFTSHTPAAAQGSARPSPAFTAADVAFMQGMIQHHAQAVMMSAFAPTHGASAAIRSLAERIDVSQRDEIGLMQRWLADRHQSAPDPLAARGAHGMNGMPGMPTMSGMADSTMPKLMPGMLTPAQMKQLDAARGAEFDRLFLTFMIQHHRGALTMVDDLFAVPGAGQENQVFRFASDVTADQTAEIGRMEKMLGALGR from the coding sequence ATGAGGACGATTCTTTTCGCATCGGCGATTGTCGGCGCGCTGTTTACTTCTCATACGCCGGCCGCCGCGCAGGGCTCGGCGCGGCCGAGTCCGGCGTTCACCGCCGCGGACGTGGCGTTCATGCAAGGGATGATTCAGCATCACGCGCAAGCGGTGATGATGTCGGCATTCGCGCCGACGCACGGGGCGAGTGCAGCCATTCGGTCGCTTGCCGAGCGTATCGATGTATCGCAGCGGGATGAGATCGGGCTGATGCAGCGGTGGCTGGCGGACCGGCATCAGTCGGCACCGGATCCACTCGCGGCGAGAGGCGCGCACGGCATGAACGGTATGCCGGGGATGCCGACGATGTCGGGCATGGCCGATTCGACGATGCCGAAGTTGATGCCCGGCATGTTGACGCCGGCGCAGATGAAGCAGCTCGACGCGGCGAGAGGCGCGGAGTTCGACCGATTGTTTTTGACGTTCATGATCCAGCATCACCGCGGGGCGCTCACGATGGTGGATGATCTCTTCGCGGTGCCTGGTGCGGGGCAGGAGAACCAGGTGTTTCGCTTTGCGTCGGATGTGACGGCGGATCAGACGGCGGAGATTGGGCGGATGGAGAAGATGCTGGGGGCGCTCGGCAGGTAG
- a CDS encoding PQQ-binding-like beta-propeller repeat protein — translation MHIRLFLGAFVIASSAAAQQTANWPVYGGNADNTHYSTLSQITPANVAQLQVAWTYETHDEWKGSEMQANPIVIDGVLYATSPKLRVFALDAATGKPLWSFDPNFGKPAPQRFRHRGVTVTGDRVLFTYRNKLWALDRRTGKPILSFGDSGAVDMRNGFERPSERIGISASAPGRVWKDLFIIGSTVAEALPSSPGDIRAYDIKTGKLVWAFHTIPHPGEYGYETWPPDAWKVSGGANAWAGVTIDEQRGIVFAATGSAAFDFYGANRVGDDLFANTLLALDARTGKRLWHFQAVRHDLWDWDFPAAPTLVTVQRDGRAVDAVAQITKTGYVYVFDRVTGKPLFPTAWRKTFPSSMDGEMAADSQPYPVAPPPFVRQNLTEDMLTTRTPAAHDSALKFFKAYATRGMYDPPNAQGTIIFPGVDGGGEWGGPAFDPTTGLLYVNANELPWYHKLVENSDKSLFGANCASCHGDDLKGSPMVPSLLGVASRKSRDDIAKIIREGTGRMPAFAGTLDNSAVNALVNYLLTGHDVAEQAGANPNYLKYRSTGLRLWQDPDGYPPISPPWGTLSAIDLNQGEIRWQIPFGEYPALAAQGVTNTGSDSYGGAIVTQNGLLLIGATTYDRKFHVYDKRTGKLLWEASLPASGNATPSLYMVNGKEYLVIACGGGKNDAPSGGTYVAFALPKPEGQHHLH, via the coding sequence ATGCACATTCGACTTTTCCTCGGCGCGTTCGTCATCGCCTCGAGCGCCGCCGCGCAGCAAACCGCCAACTGGCCCGTCTACGGCGGCAACGCGGACAACACGCACTACTCGACCCTCTCGCAGATCACGCCGGCGAACGTCGCGCAATTGCAAGTCGCGTGGACGTACGAGACACACGATGAATGGAAAGGATCGGAGATGCAGGCCAATCCGATCGTCATCGACGGCGTGTTATACGCCACGAGCCCCAAGCTGCGCGTGTTCGCGCTCGACGCCGCGACCGGAAAGCCACTGTGGAGCTTCGATCCCAATTTCGGAAAGCCGGCGCCGCAGCGCTTTCGGCATCGCGGCGTGACGGTCACGGGCGATCGCGTGCTCTTCACGTATCGCAACAAGCTGTGGGCGCTCGATCGCCGGACTGGGAAGCCCATTCTGTCGTTCGGGGACAGCGGCGCCGTCGACATGCGGAACGGGTTCGAGCGGCCATCGGAACGCATCGGCATCAGCGCCAGCGCACCGGGCCGAGTGTGGAAGGATCTGTTCATCATCGGGAGCACCGTCGCCGAGGCGCTGCCGTCGTCGCCCGGCGACATTCGGGCGTATGATATAAAAACTGGAAAGTTGGTGTGGGCATTCCACACGATTCCCCACCCTGGCGAGTACGGCTACGAGACATGGCCGCCGGATGCATGGAAGGTCTCGGGCGGCGCGAATGCGTGGGCGGGCGTCACCATCGACGAGCAGCGCGGCATCGTGTTCGCCGCCACCGGGTCGGCAGCCTTCGACTTTTATGGCGCGAATCGCGTTGGCGACGATCTCTTCGCGAACACCCTGCTCGCGCTCGACGCGCGCACCGGCAAGCGGCTGTGGCATTTCCAGGCCGTGCGCCACGATCTGTGGGACTGGGACTTTCCGGCCGCGCCGACGCTCGTCACGGTGCAACGCGACGGCCGTGCGGTCGATGCGGTCGCGCAGATCACGAAGACGGGCTACGTATACGTCTTCGATCGGGTGACCGGCAAGCCGCTCTTCCCCACCGCGTGGCGAAAGACGTTTCCGTCGTCGATGGACGGCGAGATGGCGGCGGATTCACAGCCGTATCCCGTCGCACCGCCGCCCTTCGTGCGCCAGAACCTCACCGAGGACATGCTCACGACGCGGACGCCGGCCGCGCACGATTCGGCATTGAAGTTCTTTAAAGCCTACGCGACGCGCGGCATGTACGACCCGCCCAACGCCCAAGGCACGATCATCTTTCCGGGTGTGGACGGCGGCGGAGAATGGGGCGGCCCCGCGTTCGATCCGACGACCGGCCTGCTCTACGTGAACGCGAACGAGCTGCCGTGGTATCACAAGCTCGTCGAGAACAGCGACAAGTCGCTGTTCGGCGCGAACTGCGCGAGCTGCCACGGCGACGATCTCAAGGGATCGCCGATGGTGCCGTCGCTCCTGGGCGTCGCATCACGGAAGTCGCGCGACGACATCGCGAAGATCATCCGCGAAGGCACCGGCCGCATGCCCGCCTTCGCGGGCACCCTCGACAACTCGGCAGTCAATGCCCTGGTCAACTATCTGCTCACCGGTCACGACGTGGCCGAGCAGGCGGGGGCGAACCCCAATTATCTCAAGTATCGGAGTACGGGGTTGCGGCTGTGGCAGGATCCGGACGGCTATCCGCCGATCTCGCCGCCGTGGGGGACGTTGAGCGCGATCGATCTCAACCAGGGCGAGATTCGCTGGCAGATTCCGTTCGGCGAATATCCGGCGCTCGCCGCGCAGGGCGTGACGAACACCGGAAGCGACAGCTACGGCGGCGCGATCGTCACGCAGAACGGGTTGCTGCTCATCGGCGCGACGACGTACGACAGGAAATTCCATGTGTACGACAAGCGCACCGGAAAGCTCTTGTGGGAGGCGTCGCTGCCGGCATCGGGCAATGCCACGCCATCGTTATATATGGTGAATGGAAAGGAGTATCTCGTGATCGCCTGCGGCGGCGGCAAGAACGACGCGCCGTCGGGCGGAACGTATGTCGCGTTCGCGCTACCGAAACCTGAAGGTCAACACCACCTCCACTGA
- a CDS encoding DinB family protein, with translation MAEYAAADMARSFRTVRNNTLQIAEEIPEDKYDFVAAPGTRSVRDLLAHIAYANQLHFEVHRDQRRPSLQGYDFGAYMQRVAAAETKPQTKSEVISALREEGEKFAAWIETLPKEFLNETMTNPMGEHPKTRMEYLMAVKEHEMHHRAQLMLIERMLGITPHLTRAMQERRARAQQAAKA, from the coding sequence ATGGCTGAATACGCCGCCGCTGACATGGCAAGATCATTTCGCACCGTTCGCAACAACACGCTGCAGATCGCCGAGGAGATTCCCGAGGACAAGTATGATTTCGTCGCGGCGCCGGGGACGCGGTCGGTGCGCGATCTGCTCGCGCACATCGCGTACGCGAATCAGCTGCACTTCGAGGTGCATCGCGACCAGCGGCGCCCGTCGCTTCAGGGCTACGATTTCGGTGCGTACATGCAGCGTGTCGCGGCCGCGGAAACGAAGCCACAGACCAAGTCCGAGGTGATCTCGGCGCTTCGCGAGGAGGGTGAGAAGTTCGCGGCGTGGATCGAGACGTTGCCGAAGGAGTTCCTGAACGAGACGATGACGAATCCGATGGGCGAGCATCCGAAGACGCGCATGGAGTATTTGATGGCGGTGAAGGAGCACGAGATGCATCACCGCGCGCAGCTGATGCTGATCGAGCGGATGCTTGGCATCACGCCGCATTTGACGCGGGCGATGCAGGAACGCCGGGCGCGCGCGCAGCAGGCCGCGAAGGCTTAG
- a CDS encoding DUF1629 domain-containing protein has translation MRLYRIVDDLKLPGRWFLGHARDSAGAEFDVRRLTVGVPSSYSGELNLAMRRVGRSLDFTFSDFDLPILRAQLAARLRDAAPNDIQLFPVRIDDVDEKFDAINVVSKRAAIDEQNSIIERWSASDGAPEKIGQYFMINKLRVDAEKIDGASVFRLDSWEIALIVTEEIRNLLLSEETTGVNFIAV, from the coding sequence ATGCGCCTCTATCGAATCGTAGATGACCTCAAACTGCCCGGCCGGTGGTTTCTCGGCCACGCGCGCGATTCGGCCGGGGCCGAATTCGACGTACGGCGACTCACGGTTGGAGTTCCATCGAGTTATTCGGGTGAGCTCAATCTTGCGATGCGTCGAGTGGGCCGCAGTCTTGACTTCACATTCTCAGATTTCGACCTGCCTATTCTGCGCGCTCAACTGGCTGCTCGACTACGTGACGCGGCGCCAAACGACATCCAGTTGTTTCCGGTGCGCATCGACGACGTCGATGAGAAGTTCGATGCGATAAATGTTGTGTCTAAGCGCGCAGCAATTGATGAGCAGAATTCAATAATCGAGCGTTGGTCAGCTTCGGACGGCGCTCCGGAAAAGATTGGACAGTATTTCATGATTAACAAACTGAGAGTCGATGCGGAAAAAATCGACGGAGCATCAGTATTTCGGCTGGATAGTTGGGAGATCGCCCTCATTGTAACGGAGGAAATACGAAATCTCTTGCTTAGTGAGGAAACAACAGGAGTGAATTTCATAGCAGTCTGA
- a CDS encoding DUF4397 domain-containing protein, translating into MKQVGLLLVAAAAVAACDSSNPALPTPTTQTASARAINASKLAVDVNVDGQLVVHGLAATSVSDQFFVTPGTHTVQFLSPNGPSATTSVTADTSKHAAVYAFSPSATTLAAGDIADTDAVVPANKSKLRVTNLTASLGTNEIWRTQPDFQSPVHVATPFPFGLTSPYLQSDPGVWEVFVTPPGGGVKLATTGPISIPAGERRSVVLMDTAGVLRFKVFE; encoded by the coding sequence GTGAAGCAGGTTGGTTTGCTTTTGGTAGCTGCCGCGGCGGTTGCCGCATGTGATTCATCGAACCCGGCGTTGCCGACGCCGACGACGCAGACGGCATCGGCGCGCGCGATCAATGCGTCGAAGTTGGCGGTCGACGTGAACGTCGACGGACAACTCGTCGTCCACGGACTCGCCGCGACCAGCGTATCGGACCAGTTCTTCGTGACGCCGGGCACTCACACCGTGCAGTTCCTGTCGCCGAACGGCCCGAGCGCGACCACATCGGTGACGGCGGACACGTCGAAGCACGCAGCGGTCTATGCCTTCTCACCGAGCGCGACGACGCTCGCCGCCGGCGACATCGCGGACACCGATGCCGTGGTGCCGGCAAACAAGAGCAAGCTCCGCGTCACGAACCTCACGGCCAGCCTCGGCACCAACGAGATCTGGCGCACGCAGCCCGACTTTCAGTCGCCGGTACACGTTGCGACGCCGTTTCCCTTCGGCCTCACGTCGCCCTACCTGCAGAGCGATCCCGGAGTGTGGGAAGTGTTCGTCACGCCGCCCGGCGGTGGCGTGAAGCTCGCGACGACCGGCCCGATCAGCATTCCCGCCGGCGAGCGACGATCGGTGGTGTTGATGGACACCGCCGGCGTGCTGCGGTTTAAAGTCTTCGAATGA
- a CDS encoding ABC transporter permease: MSWLDAFRQRAADLFTTRGDRELREEIDYHLELETSRLIRDGCDPAVARRRALEKFGPTTHVTDATRDARGSNPTEGSMQDFHWAIRSLRKNPAFTALALVTLVLGIGAATVAFTVLDTVLLRPLPYRDANRLVMIRERTDEQVLLPPSYPNFVSWRESARSFDGVASAMMPYSTTVWPSPSAPEPLRVPIMGVSRHFFATLGVTPEIGREFTDDENAVGGRWAAMVTHEFWQTNMGGRQPLGAIRLFGEIVPVVGVLPPGFRFAAQVDVFFPHERMPGTVRNAHNYIVVGRLKPAVTLDAARADMTSLSRRLLAEYGNETQAVDADVLPLRDYFVADYRIMLSVVFGAASLVLLIACTNLVTAQLARGTAREREIVVRAALGASRARLARQLLLESVVLVVVGAVSAAVLALAATRGIKSVGQNLVPRLSELSVDPRVLGFVSAIAVVTTLIVGVYPAWRLANRDAGLVLRGARDGATIRATVWRLLVGFEIALALMLLVGSALLVRTLHNILTADTGFNPHGIVTASIAPPNDVNRLDEVLTELRTVPGVQGAALTNRVPLLWGVSSAPVRRPGDPGDHDWPAMAGFRVVSPDYFSVLQQPILRGRAFTTADAANAPGVAIVTPGIAGKLWPGQDPIGRTISSNYAFNQWLTVVGVVREASNWSMPRGTQNEIYVPLAQHPKSLEGQVVAMLRTSGSTDAIAPALRARLHALVPKSPAQISTMDTRIANSAADRRFAMLALTAFSAIAIVLAAVGIYGVIWYIVSTRTHEIGIRMALGATAAMVRRNVLGNALMMTGGGVIAGLACGAFATRYLRASLYGVSPLDVSVYIIGALIVLGTAILAAYVPARRSSRVDPMVAIRGE, translated from the coding sequence GCGGCGACCGCGAGTTGCGCGAAGAGATCGACTATCACCTGGAGCTCGAGACGTCGCGCCTCATTCGCGACGGCTGTGATCCCGCGGTCGCTCGCCGCCGCGCGCTCGAGAAGTTCGGTCCCACCACACACGTCACCGACGCCACGCGCGACGCGCGCGGCTCCAATCCGACGGAGGGGAGCATGCAGGATTTCCACTGGGCGATTCGCTCGCTTCGGAAGAACCCGGCGTTCACCGCGCTCGCCCTCGTGACGCTCGTGCTGGGCATTGGCGCGGCGACGGTCGCATTCACGGTGCTCGACACGGTACTGCTGCGTCCCCTGCCCTATCGCGATGCGAACCGCCTCGTGATGATCCGCGAGCGCACCGACGAGCAGGTGCTGCTGCCGCCGTCGTATCCGAACTTCGTGAGCTGGCGCGAGTCCGCGCGCTCGTTCGATGGCGTCGCGTCCGCGATGATGCCGTATTCCACCACCGTGTGGCCGTCGCCGTCGGCACCGGAGCCACTGCGCGTACCGATCATGGGCGTGTCACGCCACTTCTTCGCCACGCTCGGCGTCACGCCCGAGATTGGTCGCGAATTCACCGACGACGAGAACGCGGTCGGCGGACGTTGGGCCGCGATGGTCACGCACGAGTTCTGGCAAACGAACATGGGTGGACGCCAGCCACTCGGCGCGATTCGTCTTTTCGGTGAGATCGTGCCCGTCGTCGGCGTGCTGCCGCCGGGATTTCGTTTCGCCGCTCAGGTGGACGTGTTCTTTCCGCACGAGCGGATGCCAGGCACCGTGCGCAATGCGCACAACTACATCGTCGTCGGGCGCCTCAAGCCGGCGGTTACGCTCGACGCGGCCCGCGCGGACATGACGAGCCTTTCACGACGCTTGCTCGCCGAATATGGAAACGAAACGCAGGCGGTCGATGCCGATGTGTTGCCGCTGCGCGATTACTTCGTGGCGGACTATCGCATCATGCTCTCCGTGGTGTTCGGCGCGGCGTCGCTCGTGCTGTTGATCGCGTGTACCAATCTCGTGACCGCGCAGCTGGCGCGAGGTACCGCGCGCGAGCGGGAGATCGTCGTGCGCGCCGCATTGGGCGCGTCGCGCGCACGACTTGCCCGGCAACTGCTGCTGGAGAGCGTCGTGCTCGTGGTCGTCGGTGCGGTGAGCGCGGCGGTGCTCGCGCTGGCGGCGACGCGCGGCATCAAATCGGTCGGACAGAATCTGGTGCCGAGGCTGTCGGAGCTCAGTGTCGATCCGCGCGTGCTCGGGTTCGTGAGCGCTATCGCGGTGGTGACGACGCTGATCGTCGGCGTGTACCCCGCGTGGCGGCTCGCCAATCGCGACGCCGGCCTGGTGCTGCGCGGCGCGCGCGACGGAGCGACCATCCGCGCCACAGTGTGGCGGCTCCTGGTCGGCTTCGAGATTGCGCTCGCGCTGATGCTGCTCGTTGGATCGGCGCTGCTGGTGCGCACACTTCACAATATTCTCACAGCCGATACCGGCTTCAATCCGCATGGCATCGTGACGGCGTCGATCGCGCCGCCGAACGACGTCAATCGGCTCGACGAGGTGTTGACCGAGCTTCGAACGGTGCCGGGCGTGCAAGGCGCCGCGCTCACGAATCGGGTGCCGCTCTTGTGGGGCGTGTCGTCGGCCCCGGTGCGCCGCCCGGGTGATCCGGGCGATCACGATTGGCCTGCAATGGCGGGCTTTCGCGTCGTGAGTCCGGATTATTTCTCCGTCCTCCAGCAGCCGATCCTTCGCGGACGTGCATTCACGACGGCGGACGCCGCGAATGCTCCAGGCGTGGCGATCGTCACGCCGGGCATCGCCGGGAAGTTGTGGCCGGGGCAGGATCCGATCGGGCGCACGATCTCGAGCAACTACGCGTTCAACCAATGGCTGACCGTCGTGGGCGTCGTTCGCGAAGCATCGAACTGGTCGATGCCGCGCGGTACGCAGAACGAGATTTACGTTCCGCTGGCGCAGCATCCGAAGTCGCTCGAAGGACAGGTCGTCGCGATGCTGCGCACGAGCGGCAGCACCGATGCGATCGCGCCGGCGCTCCGCGCCCGGCTTCACGCGCTCGTACCGAAGTCGCCGGCGCAGATCAGCACCATGGATACGCGGATCGCGAACAGCGCGGCGGATCGTCGATTCGCGATGCTTGCGCTCACCGCGTTCAGCGCGATCGCGATCGTGCTGGCGGCGGTCGGGATCTATGGTGTGATCTGGTACATCGTATCGACGCGCACGCACGAAATCGGCATTCGCATGGCACTCGGCGCCACCGCGGCGATGGTGCGTCGCAATGTGCTCGGCAATGCGCTCATGATGACGGGAGGCGGCGTGATCGCGGGCCTGGCGTGCGGCGCGTTCGCGACGAGGTATCTCAGGGCGTCGCTGTACGGCGTCTCTCCGCTCGACGTCAGCGTTTACATCATTGGCGCGCTGATCGTGCTCGGCACGGCGATCCTCGCGGCGTACGTGCCGGCGCGGCGGTCGAGCCGGGTGGATCCGATGGTTGCGATTCGGGGTGAATAG